The window GATGTGCTGTGGGTGTGGTGTTGTTATGAAAACTATcaacaccatcgccatcaccactatcagtaacaccatcaccaccaccacacctcttcCTGGTGATGATAAAGGGGTGTTGTGTTGActatgccaccaccatcaccaccaccaccaccaaccactactactaatactactactacttttttttttgcaagagcAGGATATTGGccaaagatgataaaaattaatagaaagaactattactactactactactactactactactacttacgtgTGTGCCAAAGATGGAACTTAATATTGACGAGAGAAGTGACTGAATTTAAATATCTGTCCCTCACACTGatgatctcttcctcctcctcctcctgttggctGTAGGGAGACACTGTGGTGCTGTCTGTGCTgtgttcctcttgctccttaCATGCTGGAAGGGCACAGGAGTGAAAGAATTCAGTTACGGAACACGGATTAAGAGATATGGAACAATTACTTtgagagaataattaaaagatagagaatgtttATGGTAACTCAAAAGAATGATTAATCCGATTCATTCCTGTTTGAAAATAAGGttggaatacatacatacacacacacagatgagacAGGACTGTTAACTTCATTCactcaaaaatataaatggattttatttatttatttattttatttcatcttttttacatttgaaaaacaattgaaagggaaaaatatgttaCACAGgtattaaaagatgaaaaatttttatttctacacaatcctgttaaaaaaatataagtagatacacacacacacacacacacacacacacacacacacacacacacacacacacacacacacacagcagcagtagccaggggatgagaaaagaaagaaaaaaatattaaacaaaaaaaaaacacacacacacacacacacacacacacacacacacacacacacacacacacacacacacacacacacacacacacacacacacacacacacacacacacacaccccagaaAGTATTTGACATCCCATAAAAAGCTTCTCACTGCAGTAGCCATAAAACTCACCTTTGTAATACTTCACTGACAAACTGCACGGAATTGTCTCTCCTCCTGgtgtctgaaagagagagagaaagggtgaaattgagagatagagagagagagagagagagtcactgagATACAAGTTGTAAAATTAGATTAAgagtatgtttatgtatttaactgtgtgtgtgtgtgtgtgtgtgtgtgtgtgtgtgtgtgtgtgtgtgtgtgtgtgtgtgtgtgtgtgtgtgtgtgtgtgtgtgtgtttcagttcaaaacacttatccttcaattttgaataatcagtttatatttttgtttttctactttttaggtGTTCTTGGtcagtgcctctcttacattaaacaaacaaataaataaataaataaataaacaaatactactactactactgttgctaatgAGATAATATTAATTCTAATGATATATTTCTGGAAGTCAACAAGTCAGACACACTTGCTACATAAATGGcattaattaatacataaataaacaacatgagcatctgtatttcattaatttgaagggacacacacacacacacacacacacacacacacacacacacacacacacacacacacacacacacacacacacacacacacacacacacacacacacactctctctctctctctctgcattcctgtACACActaggaaggttaggttaggtaaggaaaggtatGGCTGGGAATATTTGGTTAGGagggaacaaagagagagagagagagagagagagagagagagagagagagagagagagagagagagagagagagagagagagagagagagagagagagagagagagagagagagagagagagagagagagagagagagagagagagagagagagagagagagagagagagagagagagagagagagagagagagagagagagagagagagagagagagagagagagagagagagagagagagagagagagagagagagagagagagagagagagagagagagagagagagagagagagagagagagagagagagagacacccatcAATAGCACTTCCACGGTGTACTAAGCTTGTGACACATTTATTGTCCAGCACAAGTACACCACTTGAATAACTTCTATAACCCTCCTGGACACACTAATACACAGCCTAACAAATGCTTAGCAAAAAGTTCAcctcaaaaaacaaacagaatccAAAATGGAAACTAAtaactattttcttatgtattcctgtatttaactgcactagttgtagtagtagtagtagtagttgttgttgttgttgttgttgttgttgttgttgttgttgttgttgttgttgttgttgttgttgttgttgttgttgttgttgttgttgttgttgttgttgttgttgttgttgttgttgttgttgttgttgttgttgttgttgttgttgttgttgtagtagtagtagtagtagtagtagtagtagtagtagtagtagtagtagtagtagtagtagtagtagtaatagtttttgttgttgttgttgttcttgttgtagtagtagtagtagtagtagtagtagtagtagtagtagtagtagtagtagtagtagtagtagtagtagtagtagtagtagtacagagATCTGATGACACTCTGATCATCCCTATCTCCCTTTTAAAGCCTAACTCAAGCTTGTCTCTTTGTAATCTCCTCCTGTGCCTTCCTCCTATCTCCTGCACAAGTTTCCCAGAGTGTGGTGTGAGATGGTAAGGTGGCACCAGGAGTCAAGACTCACTGTTGTGCGGTGTATTTGGTCGCCTCCTCTGAGATGAGAGCAATTCTGGAGATGTTCTTGGCTACAACCTTGGTCTTGTGTGATGCGGCCATGAACCAGTCAGGCGTGCCGGGGACCTGCCGTGCCCCTGGAATGTGATCACATGGGATATTGCATTGTGGGTAGAGAttcacataagaacacaagggctACAAGtgggcagtccttgtataaaatATTCCTGCTTAGTTTTGCTACTACTGTTTATTGATGGGTAGAAATAtacaagggtctctctctcagtctctgtctttcatccctttcaatgGTAAATTCCTGAACCCCCAGCCTAATTCTGTATCTCCCTTTGtctgtgacttaaactcttcCAGGATTACCTTTTGACCTTTCTATAGGGGCTGACACCTTAATGACCCTTTTTATATTCAATTTTGTGTTATCTTGGCCACtgcccctcttacacacacacacacacacacacacacacatacccatatCAAACTTTAGGTATCTGAAATAACtcaaaagtgaaaaatatagTTGTGATAGATGGTAACATATACTTAAACCAAAactggacaaacaaacaaaaaaacacaacagctaggtaaacacacgcacacatacacacccacacagacgcacagacagacaaacactcaCCGCTCTGGTATATGGCAGGTTCAATAGTATCAAATCTCTCGTTCACAGCCACAGCATCTTGTTGGACTAGGTTACCCATGTCTCGGAAACTGATGTGGGGCATAGTAACGTGGGGACCTGTGGCAGAAGATTCATtgagtgatggatggatggatggatgaatggatggttgGTGAATTGAGTATGGTAATATTAGGAACTGTTAGAGATtgagagtggatggatggagtaAGCAGGTCAGTGATTGACAGAGTGACTgatgaatttatgaatggatacatggactgtgtgtgtgtgtgtgtgtgtgtgtgtgtgtgtgtgtgtgtgtgtgtgtgtgtgtgtgtgtgtgtgtgtgtgtgtgtgtgtgtgtgtgtgtgtgtgtgtgtgtgtgtgtgtgtgtgtgtgtgtgtgtgtgtgtgtgtgtgtgtgtgtgtgtgtgtgtggatgagtaattGAGTATCTGAGTATCtaaggaatggatggatggaaagaataGCACCTTACAAACTGGTATAGTGCATAATAGTATTTGTAATAGTTAAATATAGTAATAGTTTTGTGATATAATAGTATGTTGATATCACCAAGACTAGTGAAGCAACATTACATAATGAAGAATGTCTATATCTCCATCGTGCAGAACTCGGAAATAGGAGAAGATTCTAGGGCTAAGTGAGACGCCATCATGTTTGTCAACAgctctaattcttcctttctcagtacattcttacaaaactacaaaaactaTCACACAATGAGTTTTGACTTATAAACTTATACTTAGTAAATGTAATACTTATGAACATAAATTACTAAAGTTCTTTTCCTTGGCTAAAGCCCCTTATTTAGGACTAGAAACACAGCAGCAAGAAATACTGGCACATTATAGGAACGTGACTATGTGACAGTAAACAAAAACGAGAGCTTGGCCGTCCATTTTGAGGGAGACTtaagaaactaaaacaacacTCATAAAATTAAGACTATTGAGGTTATTTCAGATTTAACAACATAAACTCAGTGATAGTACAGTATTTATGATAGCTCTATGATAatttacaccaccatcaccacccattactCACTTACCTGAAGGAATGGGGTCAATATCCACAGCTAAGGAAAATCCTGAGGTTCCTAAAGGGATTTGCTGAAGggacctctcctctcttcctctttccccatcctctcctccccagaCCTCCATGCCTGCCACAGTCAGCCACAGATACCACTATGTCACCACACAGGCTGTCATACACACtctggagaagaaatggagcaaGATAATGCaatgacacaaagggaaacacaaTTTTCAGGGTCAGTAATTAGGGTAGGAAAATAAATCATTGGTTTAAACTTAATAAAAGGTAGAGAGGTTAAGAGGGGTCTGATAGTGGTCTTATAGTGGTATAGGGGACATAATAAGaatgatataagcaaaattctccagGTAGGGATATAAATAATGGGTTTGTGCTTGATAAAGGCAGAATTAGATTAAGAGGAGGTCTAATCCATTTCTTCAAGTGATATGGGATGCAACAAGGGTGATATATGCAAAATTCTGAGCAGTAAACAgggaaggacaagaagtaaaaatggattcaagcttgaggatagatttaagaaagacaggatagaatgacatagactcagtaatcaggttgttagtgctgagtcattggggagctttagacaaatttatggactgggtggaaataaagtaagagtagaataacacacacagcaaaggataaggtaatatcataaaggataataatatattggggcttccactcattcaccctgcTCTAATAGACAGACTGGCATcaaaagcatctctctctctctctctctctctctctctctctctctctctctctctctctctctctctctctctctctctctctctctctctctctctctctctctctcggtctcttgTAGCATTGAAGTCATAATGTAGTCAAGATTGTCACATTTATCGTGTCATATTTCACAAGAGTTACTGGGTGTCTTACCTCTTTTTTTGGATATCTGTTATCATCTAACGAAATACTAAAATAGAGTATTTTTACATGTTTATGTAGGATATTAATGAGGCAATAGGGAAGATAGTAAACATGGTATGCTTTTCATACTATCTAAATCTCGGgggaaaaacacttattttgctCCTTAATTGATGAAACTCAAGGTTAGTGAAACTTCCTCTTCTAATATATTTCCACAAAATATGAATGCATAAAATCCcctaaaaaatatttgttttcataaGTTAGAAATAAAATCTGCATATTGAGATGGTCTTTTGGAGGCGCCAAAACAGTTTAAACAAATCTGTGACGGAGGGGAGTTCCAGCCgctcttgtgtttattttacctGTCCCACGAACACAACAGTGGCCTGGCCAACATTCAGCGACCTGGAGACACATTACCAAGTAAGCAAGTGGACATTTCCTCCCTGACAAGCTTTCTAAAGTGTAAAGACGTGCTGGGTATGACAAGCCTTAGCTGGGTGCTTGGCATAACAACAGCGGCATCCTGGCTTCCTTCCCGCGcacagtttgctctctctctctcaccaagaaaacaacaatatttgCTCTGCGGAGACGAGGTTAATGTGTGTTCAGGAACATCTGGTGCATTATGCTGTATAAAAGTGAGCGAGCTGGCTGTACCAAGGCGACTGCATTTTGCTCCATAAAACCACGTTGAAGGAATTAAGTTAACATCAACAGataacattaaatcaacaaCATAATTACACTGGAAGGAATACAAGGACGGCAATTCAACAGTACATCATATACGTTGTGTTTGGGGATGACTGCCGCGAGAGGAGGCTTGGCTAGCGGACTAACTGAAATAACCCACAAACCACAATGCAAACCGCAAGACCTTACACTTTATATAATACAATGAAGCTTCTCTTTATCCaagccagcatcaccaccaccaccaccaccaccacttcaagcttcttaaaaggtaaaaataatctaattagtattatttgttattattattgctattattattattattattattaccattgtctAAAAAAATGCCATGTATCATCTGGTTAAGAGATTtaaaaagccagagagagagagagagagagagagagagagagagagagagagagagagagagagagagagagagagagagagagagagagagagagagagagagagagagagagaaacacccatCAATAGCACTTCCACGGTGTACTAAGCTTGTGACACATTTATTGTCCAGCACAAGTACACCACTTGAATAACTTCTATAACACTCCTGGACACACTAATACACAGCCTAACAAATGCTTAGCAAAAAGTTCAcctcaaaaaacaaacagaatccAAAATGGAAACTAAtaactattttcttatgtattcctgtatttaactgcactagttgtagtagtagtagtagtagttgttgttgttgttgttgttgttgttgttgttgttgttgttgttgttgttgttgttgttgttgttgttgttgttgttgtagtagtagtagtagtagtagtagtagtaatagtagtagtagtagtagtagtagtagtagtagtagtagtaatagttgttgttgttgctgttgttcttgttgtagtagtagtagtagtagtagtagtagtagtagtagtagtagtagtagtagttgttgttcttgttgttgttgtttttgttcttgttgtagtagtagtagtagtgggagtagtagtagtagtagtagtagtagtagtagtagtagtagtagttgttgttcttgttgatgtagtagtagtagtagtagtagttgttgttgttgttgttgttgttgttgttgttgttgttgtagtagtagtagttgttgttgttcttgtagtagtagtagtagtagtagtagtagtagtagtagtaatagtagtagtagtagtattttttgttcttgttgttgttgttgttgttgttgttgttgttgttgttgttgttgttgttgttgttgttgttgttgttgttgttgttgttgttgttgttgttgttgttgttgtagtagtagtagtagtagtagtagtagtagtagtagtagtagtagtagtagtagtagtagtagtagtagtagtagcagtagtagtagtagtagtagtagtagtagtagtaatagtagtagcagtagtagtagtagtacagattGAGGAGATGAGTacagatgatgaggaggaggaaaaggaggaggaaaaggaggaggaggaggaggaggaggaggaggaggaggaggaggaggaggaggaggactaggaggaggaggaggaggaggaggaggaggaggaggaggaggaggaggaggagtaatgtttgtttataataattttatcaTTGCCACAGCTttatgaatgtttatgaataagtttatgaatggaataaaggaaaatatgagtttGTACAAATACTGAACCATTATTCAAGCAATTCCTatgtgaaaacttttttttttcatcttctgctTTAAAAATATCTACTGTacattgtttaatttgtttgcAAGAAGGTAAATATGTGTTTGTACAAATACTTAACCGTTACACAAAGAATTTACATGAAAAACTGctatttcttcgtcttctgcctgaaaataccttgcatgtattttttaagtCATAAATTTGTGAACGAACTTGATAAAAACATGACTTTGTACAGACAGAGAATTATTTAATCTCAAACTCACCTGTGGATACAAAAAACTGATGCTTTTTGAcgattatccctcctcctcctcctcctcctcctcctcttccttcttcttcttcccctcctcctactcctcttcttcctccatcagtgACCTCATCCAGCTGTCTTGTCTCAACCATTTTGACAACCCTGACCTGGTACAACCCATGAGGCAAGGTCAGGTCGTGTAGGGTGACCTGGCCTGGCTGTGGCACTGTGAcccgcaccaccacacagcgCTGGCGTCCACGGTGCAGTCTCTGTGCTAGCctgccagtcaccaccaccacggctcgATCTGGTGATGAAGAGATGTGCTGTGGGTGTGGTGTTGTTATGAAAACTATcaacaccatcgccatcaccactatcagtaacaccatcaccaccaccacacctcttcCTGGTGATGATAAAGGGGTGTTGTGTTGActatgccaccaccatcaccaccaccaccaccaaccactactactaatactactactactttatttttTGCAAGAGCAGGATATTGggcaaaaatgataaaaattaatagaaagaactactactactactacttacgtgTGTGCCAAAGATGGAACTTAATATTGACGAGAGAAGTGACTGAATTTAAATATCTGTCCCTCACACTGatgatctcttcctcctccacctcctcctgttgGCTGTAGGGAGACACTGTGGTGCTGTCTGTgctgtgttcctcttcctccttacatGCTGGAAGGGCACAGGAGTGACAGAATTCAGTTACGGAACACGGATTAAGAGATATGGAACAATTACTTtgagagaataattaaaagatagagaatgtttATGGTAACTCAAAAGAATGATTAATCCGATTCATTCCTGTTTGAAAATAAGGttggaatacatacatacacacacacagatgagacAGGACTGTTAACTTCATTCactcaaaaatataaatggattttatttatttatttattttatttcattttttttacatttcaaaaacaattgaaagggaaaaatatgttaCACAGgtattaaaagatgaaaaatttttaGTTCTACACAATcctgttaaaaaaatataagtacacacacacacacacacacacacacacacacacacacacacacacacacacacacacacacacagcagcagtagccaggggatgagaaaagaaagaaaaaaatattaaacaaaaaacaaacacacacacacacacacacacacacacacacacacacaccccagaaAGTATTTGACATCCCATAAAAAGCTTCTCACTGCAGTAGCCATAAAAACTCACCTTTGTAATACTTCACTGACAAACTGCACGGAGTTGTCTCTCCTCCTGgtgtctgaaagagagagagaaagggtgaaattgagagatagagagagagagagagagagagttactgagATACAAGTTGTAAAATTAGATTAAgagtatgtttatgtatttaactgtgtgtgtgtgtgtgtgtgtgtgtgtgtgtgtgtgtgtgtgtgtgtgtgtgtgtgtgtgtgtgtgtgtgtgtgtttcagttcaaaacacttatcct is drawn from Scylla paramamosain isolate STU-SP2022 unplaced genomic scaffold, ASM3559412v1 Contig98, whole genome shotgun sequence and contains these coding sequences:
- the LOC135099019 gene encoding uncharacterized protein LOC135099019: MEVWGGEDGERGREERSLQQIPLGTSGFSLAVDIDPIPSGPHVTMPHISFRDMGNLVQQDAVAVNERFDTIEPAIYQSGARQVPGTPDWFMAASHKTKVVAKNISRIALISEEATKYTAQQ